A part of Legionella sainthelensi genomic DNA contains:
- a CDS encoding efflux RND transporter permease subunit, whose translation MKFTSYFLKHPVIAIILNCMILFLGVLCFHSLPLREYPNISFPVITISTNYPNASPELVESVVTNPLEEQLAGVEGLESIISRSNTGNSYITLRFRPGMPMEKALNATHEAARLAQAQLPVAVKAPVIERQKQSDGLPFIGIALESSSLNFGELTHYANLNLKNVFRSLKGVSSVEVWGQPFTYTIKLDQKKLYAFGINVDEVAHAIANNRLSLPAGNYQNKIPTTLDFELKTPEDYENLVIKTQNHHPIFLKSLAQVQLTTDNNQFRVQVNGHSGLVLAINRSNDANPIEVSQSVRKELRAMEKNLPNDLKINIIIDQSEFIQASLKNIQSTILESIFLVLAIIFIFLRNVRATIIPLIAIPISLCGSLLFLKIAGFSINQMTLLAMVLAVGLVVDDAIIVLENIWRHIEEGYSPLHAATQGAKQIGFAIIAMTLTLTSVYAPIGFIEGMLGQLFIEFAVALAGSVFISGVVALTLSPLMCATFLHKNTKQLWPIIDRALSHLSQHYFTLLNLIIYRKKTILFILLLSLSSSLLFYKIMPGETAPKEDRGLIGVYTPPISGDNLDAMERNTKRVQQSIGKIPEAQNTLTFLGDWGSSIVIPLKSHQQRDRSAEQIIHTLKPKVDKLPSIDANVWSWDSGLPGIDDARNNSELELVISTTENFRQLFEATEQFKKVLDQNKEFASTRYDLRLDTMGYSINIDKNALAQLDLTPIQVAKTLEVFFSGDKSLSFQKDGISYNLSLQGSSKPWTLDELYMTTPSGKRISLGSIAQMKRRAQPSALEHVNQMRSTTLYAQLPEKQSFKKGMDKLLKSAKENLPNQYKLSWSGAAKAYNESSQTMILLFALSLLFIYAILAAQFENFIYPFIILFTVPLACFGALLFAYLLGQSLNIYTQIGLVTLIGLISKHGILIVEFANQLQKEGFAIADAIKKSCTLRLRPILMTTGAMVFGAIPLVLSHDAGSEARHAIGIVLIGGLCIGTLFTLFVLPTVYFMISQGIAKLAPKHAEINKIDKKMVS comes from the coding sequence ATGAAGTTTACAAGTTATTTTCTTAAACATCCGGTTATCGCGATTATCCTTAATTGCATGATTCTCTTTTTAGGAGTACTTTGCTTTCACTCTTTGCCTCTTAGAGAGTACCCTAATATCAGCTTTCCAGTAATCACCATAAGTACTAATTATCCTAATGCAAGTCCTGAATTAGTAGAGTCTGTAGTTACCAATCCTTTAGAGGAACAACTTGCTGGTGTTGAGGGGTTAGAATCAATAATCTCTCGCTCTAATACAGGAAACTCTTACATCACGCTACGCTTTCGTCCTGGAATGCCTATGGAAAAAGCACTTAACGCCACTCATGAGGCAGCAAGACTAGCTCAAGCTCAACTTCCTGTGGCTGTAAAAGCACCCGTCATTGAACGCCAAAAGCAATCAGATGGTTTACCGTTTATAGGCATAGCCTTAGAATCCTCTTCTTTAAATTTTGGCGAACTGACTCATTATGCAAACCTGAATTTAAAAAATGTTTTTCGCAGCCTTAAAGGCGTCTCCTCGGTGGAAGTATGGGGACAGCCATTTACATATACGATTAAGTTGGATCAAAAGAAATTGTATGCGTTTGGTATTAATGTTGATGAAGTGGCCCATGCAATTGCCAATAACCGTTTGTCTTTACCCGCAGGAAATTATCAAAATAAAATTCCTACCACGCTTGATTTTGAGTTGAAAACTCCTGAAGATTATGAAAATTTAGTAATCAAAACACAAAACCATCACCCTATTTTTCTTAAATCTCTCGCTCAGGTTCAATTAACAACGGATAATAATCAATTTCGCGTTCAAGTTAATGGCCATTCGGGCTTAGTGCTTGCCATTAATCGCTCTAATGATGCAAATCCTATTGAGGTATCACAAAGCGTACGTAAAGAATTACGAGCCATGGAAAAAAACTTACCTAATGATTTAAAGATCAATATTATTATCGATCAATCCGAATTCATCCAAGCTTCCCTTAAAAACATTCAATCCACAATTTTGGAATCTATTTTTTTAGTTTTAGCAATTATTTTCATTTTTTTAAGGAATGTACGTGCTACCATCATTCCGTTGATAGCTATCCCAATTTCATTATGCGGTTCTTTATTATTTTTGAAAATTGCTGGTTTTAGTATTAATCAAATGACCCTTCTTGCCATGGTATTAGCTGTAGGACTAGTAGTTGATGATGCAATTATTGTTCTTGAAAATATTTGGCGCCATATTGAAGAGGGTTATTCGCCACTCCATGCTGCAACACAAGGGGCAAAGCAAATAGGTTTTGCCATTATTGCTATGACACTCACATTAACTAGTGTTTATGCACCTATAGGCTTTATAGAAGGCATGCTTGGTCAATTATTTATTGAATTTGCAGTCGCCTTAGCAGGGAGCGTTTTTATCTCAGGTGTAGTCGCATTGACATTATCCCCTTTAATGTGTGCAACATTTCTCCATAAAAATACGAAACAGTTATGGCCAATAATCGACCGTGCTCTTAGCCATTTATCTCAACATTACTTCACATTACTCAACCTAATTATTTATCGTAAAAAAACGATTCTTTTTATACTGCTGCTTTCTCTTAGCTCCAGCTTATTATTTTATAAAATAATGCCTGGTGAAACAGCGCCCAAAGAAGATAGAGGATTAATTGGCGTCTATACTCCTCCTATATCCGGGGATAACTTAGATGCTATGGAGCGAAACACCAAACGGGTCCAACAATCCATAGGTAAAATACCCGAAGCTCAAAATACATTAACTTTTTTAGGGGATTGGGGCAGTAGTATTGTGATACCTTTAAAATCTCATCAGCAAAGAGACCGCTCTGCGGAGCAAATTATCCACACATTAAAACCTAAGGTAGATAAATTACCCTCCATAGATGCTAACGTCTGGAGTTGGGATTCAGGCTTACCGGGAATCGATGATGCCCGCAATAATTCGGAACTCGAGTTGGTCATCTCTACTACTGAAAATTTTCGGCAATTATTTGAAGCCACGGAACAGTTTAAAAAAGTTCTGGATCAAAATAAGGAGTTTGCCTCTACTCGTTATGATTTACGGTTAGACACTATGGGATATTCTATCAATATAGATAAAAATGCCTTGGCTCAATTAGATTTAACCCCCATCCAAGTTGCTAAAACCCTAGAAGTATTTTTCAGTGGTGATAAATCATTATCATTTCAGAAAGATGGCATCTCTTATAATCTCTCATTACAAGGTTCATCTAAACCTTGGACTTTAGATGAGCTATATATGACTACTCCTTCTGGAAAGCGAATTTCCTTGGGCTCCATAGCCCAAATGAAAAGACGTGCTCAACCCAGCGCATTAGAACATGTGAATCAGATGCGTTCCACCACTTTATATGCCCAATTACCTGAAAAACAGTCCTTTAAAAAAGGAATGGATAAGCTTTTAAAATCAGCAAAAGAGAATCTTCCCAATCAATATAAATTGAGTTGGTCAGGTGCCGCTAAGGCGTATAATGAGTCATCACAAACCATGATTCTATTATTCGCTTTATCATTACTCTTTATTTATGCCATTCTAGCTGCTCAATTTGAGAATTTTATTTATCCATTCATCATCTTGTTCACTGTACCTCTAGCTTGTTTTGGCGCTTTATTGTTTGCATACCTTTTGGGTCAATCGTTAAATATTTATACACAGATTGGCTTGGTCACTTTAATCGGTTTAATCAGTAAACATGGTATTTTGATTGTTGAATTTGCCAATCAATTACAAAAAGAAGGCTTCGCCATAGCAGATGCAATTAAAAAATCGTGTACGTTAAGATTGCGTCCTATCCTTATGACCACTGGCGCTATGGTATTTGGAGCCATTCCTTTGGTACTGTCACATGACGCTGGCTCAGAGGCAAGGCATGCCATAGGTATTGTACTCATAGGCGGTTTATGCATTGGTACATTGTTTACTCTATTTGTGCTCCCTACCGTTTATTTTATGATTTCGCAAGGCATTGCCAAGCTCGCTCCGAAACATGCAGAAATTAATAAAATTGATAAGAAAATGGTATCCTAA
- a CDS encoding glycoside hydrolase family 15 protein, translated as MLKRICFLMLFFFVSQAMSSVFSLEEVQKLKQHFFSNIQSNGAIVASPSKQNPNYYYDWVRDSAIAMNLIETWYESTHAYGYKERLLHYVDWTQLVQHQNNPNYGYDILGEPKFYINGYPFNEQWGRPQNDGPALRASVLIHFAQQLLDNHETEYVKSRLYNNTMDPHSMGAIKMDLEYIAHHWPDPNYDLWEEVYGDHFFTAMAQQKALLEGATLARRLNDNSAAVYYEQQAQQIDSRLRRHLDKEHQIIQATLLPHPGPQKTLELDSAIILGVLLNPQKNGAFSPNSLYVQNTVQALHEQFNLMFPINHNHPGAILFGRYPGDTYDGYQTNSIGNPWFILTATMAEYYYTLANNSSMIEDNRSQIAEYIQAGDNYLKLIKKYAPDMKLSEQINLNTGVQQGASSLTWSYVAVLHAIDYREKLANKFNSN; from the coding sequence ATGTTGAAAAGGATCTGTTTTTTAATGTTATTTTTTTTTGTTTCTCAAGCAATGAGCTCTGTCTTTAGCCTAGAAGAAGTACAAAAGCTAAAGCAACACTTTTTCTCTAACATTCAGTCTAACGGTGCAATAGTAGCGTCACCCTCAAAGCAAAATCCTAATTATTATTATGATTGGGTAAGAGATTCTGCAATTGCGATGAATTTAATTGAAACATGGTACGAATCAACTCATGCATATGGGTATAAAGAGCGTTTATTGCACTATGTGGATTGGACACAACTAGTTCAACATCAAAATAATCCAAATTACGGATACGATATATTGGGAGAACCCAAATTTTATATTAATGGCTACCCTTTTAATGAACAATGGGGAAGACCTCAGAATGATGGCCCAGCATTGAGAGCTTCAGTATTAATTCATTTTGCACAACAGTTACTAGACAATCATGAAACTGAATATGTTAAAAGTCGTTTATATAATAACACCATGGATCCTCATAGCATGGGTGCGATTAAAATGGATTTGGAATACATAGCACATCATTGGCCAGACCCCAATTATGATCTTTGGGAAGAGGTTTATGGAGATCATTTTTTTACTGCGATGGCACAACAAAAAGCGCTCCTCGAAGGAGCAACTCTTGCTCGCCGTCTGAATGATAATAGTGCTGCTGTGTATTATGAACAGCAAGCGCAACAAATAGACTCCCGCCTTCGCCGACATTTAGATAAGGAGCATCAAATCATTCAAGCAACTCTTTTACCTCATCCAGGCCCTCAAAAAACATTAGAGCTTGATTCTGCGATAATTCTTGGTGTTCTATTGAATCCACAAAAAAATGGGGCTTTCTCGCCTAACAGCCTCTATGTTCAAAATACAGTCCAAGCCTTGCATGAACAATTCAATTTAATGTTTCCCATTAACCATAATCATCCTGGCGCTATTTTATTTGGCCGTTATCCCGGGGATACTTATGACGGATATCAAACAAACAGTATAGGGAATCCCTGGTTTATTTTAACGGCAACAATGGCTGAGTATTACTATACCCTGGCTAATAACTCATCGATGATAGAGGACAATCGATCTCAAATAGCAGAATACATTCAAGCAGGTGATAATTACTTAAAACTCATAAAAAAATATGCGCCAGATATGAAATTAAGTGAACAAATTAACTTAAATACTGGAGTTCAACAAGGAGCATCATCACTTACCTGGAGTTATGTAGCTGTTTTACACGCGATTGATTATAGAGAAAAATTAGCAAATAAATTTAATTCCAATTAA
- a CDS encoding sugar porter family MFS transporter: MTWVVAIIGSVAGFLFGYDEGIIAGSLELVKNHFDLSAGHVGVMASALPFGALLGSMLIGAITASKGAKRFGRRTLLSFSGILFFLGALGAGFADSITVLIVSRLMLGLAIGVASVMAPLYLAETATYEKRGAVVAIYQLAMTVGIVCSYSVNYLFLENHDWRAMFASSAFPALVLSLGILLMPESPRWLCSVGRRDAASKALRKLRKSHAIEHELLDIEATLANEPKKGSWLLLFRNPLLPVLLLGTMLFCLQQLSGINVIIYFAPEIFKNLGLNSTTGQILATIGIGLVNLLVTIIAILSVDKIGRRKLLLFGFSGMFISLLALCVFSLNQVVWLPYLSVVCLIIYIFSFAVSVGPIPHIAMAEIFPLHVRGAGMGLSAMSNWTFNTVVIFSFPLLEKMMGIEYTFALYAVICLLGLIYSYWYMPETKNISLEQIENYIVSGKPLRLLGRERVHPIQEISKTKSAYITST; encoded by the coding sequence ATGACATGGGTTGTTGCAATTATTGGTTCAGTTGCTGGTTTTTTATTTGGCTATGATGAAGGAATTATTGCTGGTTCTTTAGAGCTAGTCAAAAATCATTTTGACCTGTCTGCAGGACATGTTGGTGTGATGGCTTCTGCATTACCTTTTGGTGCTTTATTAGGATCTATGTTGATTGGTGCAATTACGGCATCAAAAGGAGCCAAACGTTTTGGTCGTCGGACTTTATTGTCTTTTTCGGGAATTTTATTCTTTTTGGGTGCTTTAGGAGCCGGATTTGCTGATTCTATTACAGTACTTATTGTTTCTCGTTTAATGCTTGGTTTGGCAATAGGGGTCGCATCAGTAATGGCTCCGCTGTATCTTGCAGAAACAGCGACTTATGAAAAAAGAGGGGCAGTAGTTGCTATTTATCAATTAGCGATGACTGTTGGTATAGTATGCTCTTACTCGGTTAATTATTTGTTTCTTGAAAACCATGACTGGCGGGCAATGTTTGCTTCAAGTGCATTCCCAGCTTTGGTTTTGAGTCTGGGTATTTTATTGATGCCAGAATCACCTAGATGGTTATGTAGTGTAGGTCGACGTGACGCAGCGTCCAAAGCGTTAAGAAAGTTACGTAAATCGCACGCTATCGAACATGAGTTACTTGATATTGAAGCAACTTTAGCAAATGAGCCTAAAAAAGGAAGTTGGCTGTTGTTATTTAGAAATCCGTTATTGCCTGTATTATTGTTAGGAACGATGTTGTTTTGTTTACAACAGTTAAGTGGGATTAATGTAATTATTTACTTTGCTCCCGAAATTTTTAAAAATTTAGGGCTAAACAGCACTACGGGACAAATACTGGCGACTATCGGAATTGGCTTGGTCAATTTGTTGGTGACGATTATTGCGATACTTAGTGTGGATAAAATAGGTCGTCGCAAATTGTTGTTATTTGGTTTTTCCGGAATGTTTATTAGTCTGTTGGCCTTGTGTGTATTCTCCTTAAATCAAGTTGTATGGCTCCCATATTTGTCTGTTGTCTGTTTAATTATTTATATTTTTTCTTTTGCAGTAAGTGTAGGACCAATACCCCATATTGCTATGGCGGAAATTTTTCCTTTACATGTGCGTGGTGCTGGAATGGGTTTGTCTGCAATGAGTAACTGGACTTTTAACACCGTGGTTATTTTTAGTTTCCCACTTTTAGAAAAAATGATGGGCATTGAGTATACATTTGCCCTATATGCGGTAATTTGTCTTTTGGGATTAATCTATTCTTATTGGTACATGCCGGAGACAAAAAATATCAGTTTAGAACAGATTGAAAATTATATAGTATCAGGTAAACCATTACGCCTGTTGGGGCGTGAGAGAGTACATCCCATTCAGGAAATTAGCAAAACTAAATCTGCCTATATTACTTCGACCTAA
- a CDS encoding bifunctional 4-hydroxy-2-oxoglutarate aldolase/2-dehydro-3-deoxy-phosphogluconate aldolase, whose protein sequence is MTFPNWMVQPEAVFCASPVIPVLVIKELDHAVPLATALFAGGIHILEVALRTSVALDAVTLLTETFPDALIGVGTITTTEQLNQAANIGAKFALSPGKTQALLEAGCYAPIPLIPGISSVSELMEGLTLGYTHFKFFPAVPAGGINMLRAIHGPFPQAKFCPTGGINETNFADYLMLPNVSCVGGSWVVPEEAIKNENWSLITDLCFSVRQSIRGWN, encoded by the coding sequence ATGACATTTCCTAATTGGATGGTGCAACCGGAAGCCGTATTTTGTGCCTCACCTGTGATTCCAGTTCTTGTTATTAAAGAACTAGACCATGCAGTACCTTTGGCTACTGCATTATTTGCAGGAGGTATTCACATACTGGAAGTAGCATTAAGGACATCAGTGGCTTTAGATGCTGTAACGTTACTTACAGAAACTTTTCCAGATGCTTTAATTGGTGTAGGTACAATCACTACGACAGAGCAATTAAATCAGGCCGCGAATATAGGTGCAAAATTTGCCTTAAGCCCGGGAAAAACTCAAGCCCTGTTAGAAGCTGGGTGTTATGCACCTATACCTTTAATTCCGGGTATATCTAGTGTTTCAGAGTTAATGGAAGGATTAACCTTGGGATATACGCATTTTAAATTTTTTCCAGCAGTTCCTGCTGGAGGAATCAATATGCTAAGGGCAATTCATGGACCTTTTCCTCAAGCAAAATTTTGTCCAACAGGAGGTATTAACGAGACAAATTTTGCTGATTATTTGATGCTCCCCAATGTTTCTTGTGTAGGAGGCTCTTGGGTTGTCCCTGAAGAGGCAATTAAAAATGAAAATTGGTCGCTCATTACGGATTTATGCTTTTCTGTACGACAGAGTATAAGAGGATGGAATTAA
- the glk gene encoding glucokinase has protein sequence MSFKSLQSYAIVADIGGTFARFACVHLESLTIENVEIYACAQFNNLESVLSTYQELYKLQEIKQVVIAIACPVFDDMICMTNTPWRFSINALKQKLNLDELRVLNDFNAIAMSLPILSGKQVFQVGRGHAAGEGVKVVVGAGTGLGVAYVIASEQGYSAHAGEGGHVSWGAKTDQEWFIYRYLKKRYAHISYERLLSGHGLENLYQALAALNQKQDDLIPAAQIIAMALANECAIAQAAVAQFLAILGSYAGDLALTFAAFGGVYIAGGIVPRFISLLHHSDFRVRFEEKGRFSEFNTQIPTFIITAEQPGILGAAVYLKQSLARSRKAEYGMI, from the coding sequence ATGAGTTTTAAGTCTTTACAATCATATGCCATTGTTGCGGATATAGGTGGGACTTTTGCACGTTTTGCTTGTGTCCATTTAGAAAGCTTAACTATAGAAAATGTTGAAATTTATGCATGCGCTCAGTTTAACAACCTAGAGTCCGTATTATCAACCTACCAAGAGCTATATAAGTTACAAGAGATAAAGCAGGTAGTTATTGCTATTGCTTGCCCAGTATTTGACGATATGATTTGTATGACTAATACTCCTTGGCGGTTTTCCATTAATGCATTAAAACAAAAACTGAACTTAGATGAGCTTCGGGTTTTAAATGATTTTAATGCTATAGCAATGAGTTTACCTATTTTATCGGGAAAGCAAGTTTTTCAAGTAGGTAGAGGACATGCTGCCGGAGAGGGTGTCAAAGTAGTGGTAGGAGCAGGCACTGGATTAGGGGTGGCTTATGTAATAGCTAGCGAACAAGGTTACTCTGCCCATGCTGGTGAAGGGGGGCATGTCAGTTGGGGTGCAAAAACGGATCAAGAATGGTTTATTTATCGTTATTTAAAGAAACGATATGCTCATATATCTTACGAGCGCTTATTATCTGGTCATGGCTTGGAAAATTTATATCAAGCCTTAGCTGCTTTAAATCAAAAACAGGATGATCTTATCCCCGCCGCTCAAATCATTGCTATGGCATTAGCAAATGAATGTGCAATTGCACAGGCTGCCGTAGCGCAATTTTTGGCAATTTTGGGTTCTTATGCTGGAGATTTAGCGTTAACATTTGCAGCTTTTGGCGGGGTTTATATAGCAGGTGGCATTGTTCCACGGTTTATTTCGCTGCTTCATCATAGTGACTTTAGAGTTCGATTTGAAGAAAAAGGGCGTTTTAGTGAATTTAATACACAAATTCCAACCTTTATTATTACTGCCGAACAACCAGGAATATTGGGAGCTGCGGTTTATTTAAAACAATCGTTGGCTAGAAGTAGAAAAGCAGAATACGGAATGATATAA